The genomic stretch CAGAAAAAACAAATCCCTGCGGATTTTCGCAAACAGATGTATGAGAATTACAAAGCTAATATGGCTTTCTACGGTAAGCCGATAAGTTCATATAAGCAGTGGCTCAAAGATATATTTAACACTAAAATACCAACAAAATGAAAAAGATTATCATTATCGCAATCGCACTCTTAGCCCTGACAGCGTGCGAATCAAAACAAGTTGAAGAAGTCAAGGCGAGTACAAACCAATCTTACCCGGTTGAAAAACTATTCACGGTTGACGGTATCACGGTTTATCGTTTCAGTGACAATGACCGTTACGTTTACTTCACAAACAGAACGGGCGATGTTCAATACAGTTATCAAAAGCGGGTTGGAAAAGCAACAAAGAATGTCAAGGTTCAAACAATGTGTAACAACAATGGGCAGGAAAATCAACATTGAAGAAGTCAGGGGCTTTCTTGAAGCCTCTAACAGACAGTTCGAGCAGGGAGGCATATACCTTGAACGTGCTCTGTTCAAACGTGACGATAACGGGGTTCTGACGGGTATCACGCTTTCATACGAGGACAGAACAACATCTGACACACAAGAAACAAGAAAGGAGAAACAAGTATGAAAAACGTGACACGGTGTAAAATAACGCTTTCAAACGGTCAGCGTTATACATTGAGAGACCCGGAAGACATCGGCGGCATTGACAGCAACCGCACGGCATTATTCGTCTTCAATAACGGGCAAATTTACAGAGGATGCACGGACGGAGAGGTTGACGATGACGGGGATTTCTGTCTTTCAAAAAAAGACACACATCATCGCATAGGGCTTCCCTTTGACCGTCTTCTCGGATGGGCTTATGAAAAGGA from Butyricimonas virosa encodes the following:
- a CDS encoding DUF4884 domain-containing protein encodes the protein MKKIIIIAIALLALTACESKQVEEVKASTNQSYPVEKLFTVDGITVYRFSDNDRYVYFTNRTGDVQYSYQKRVGKATKNVKVQTMCNNNGQENQH